A window from Citrus sinensis cultivar Valencia sweet orange chromosome 5, DVS_A1.0, whole genome shotgun sequence encodes these proteins:
- the LOC127902315 gene encoding uncharacterized protein LOC127902315: protein MTLRRGKLFDNKVEVQTRKISEPTSSDSVPSQDSSPNDPEESGPPAYIPKAPFPQRLRKVKKGTSTGEIMEIFKQVSINIPLLDAIKQVPSYAKFLKDLCTKKRNLHVTKKAFLTEQTSNLLQCKMPPKFKDPGSPTISCVIGNQCFDKALLDLGASVNLLPYSVYMQLGLGELKPTSIILQLADRSMKIPRGIIEDVLIQIDKFYYPVDFIVIDTQHVHDPKKHTPVILGRPFLATADALINCRNGNMQLSFGNMTMELNIFNVTKQPQEEDEFVDANMIEELVEDSFISNHNDDPLEACLTHPDLSFNDDSAIAEVSVLLDAPLITDTTKWKAKSELLPHSEKKIGPPAEAPPKLELKALPDTLEYAFLGESDTLPVIISSSLDLEQKGQLLGILKEHKEAIGWTIADIKGINPVDCMHRIHLEENAKPIREMQRRLNPNMKEVKSGITVVTNANNELIPTRVTTGWRVCIDYRKLNSFTRKDHFPLPFIDQMLDRLAGHDFYCFLDGYSGYNQIPIAPEDQEKTTFTCPFGTFAYRRMPFGLCNAPATFQRCMLSIFSDMVERFLEVFMDDFFVYGDSFDECLQHLTLVLQRCKEKNLVLNWEKCHFMVKQGIVLGHIISNKGIEVDKAKVDLISNLPHPKYVKEVRSFLGHAGFYRRFIKDFSKISRPLCNLLVKDAPFIFDESCLDGFAKLKKLLTSSPIIQPPNWDLPFEIMCDASDYAVGAVLGQRLDRVPYVIYYASMTLNDAQLNYSTTEKEMLAVVFALDKFRSYLIGCKVIIFTDHAALKYLFTKKDAKARLIRWVLLLQEFDIEFRDKKGSENVVADHLSRLDLKFIPESLPLNESFPDEQLMSVNVVPWFADIINYLATGQIPEHWTKQDRTKFFSKKFKVLSHFAMNKLVEATLVLERQQQKFYSVVFIGLLFFMTLIFSVLCVIGANVWVAFQSGT, encoded by the exons taaGAAAGGTAAAGAAAGGGACTTCAACAGGTGAGATTAtggaaatcttcaaacaggtaagtatAAACATCCCTTTACTCGATGCTATTAAGCAAGTTCCTTCATATGCAAagtttttgaaagatttatgcactaaaaagagaaatttgcaTGTCACTAAAAAGGCGTTTTTAACTGAACAAACTAGCAATTTACTTCAATGTAAAATGCCACCAAAATTTAAGGACCCTGGTTCTCCTACTATCTCATGTGTTATAGGGAACCAATGTTTTGATAAAGCATTATTGGATTTAGGCGCTAGTGTTAATCTCTTGCCTTACTCTGTTTACATGCAACTTGGACTAGGGGAATTAAAGCCAACTTCTATTATTTTGCAACTTGCTGATAGGTCaatgaaaatacctcgtggtattatAGAGGATGTGTTGATAcagattgataaattttattatcctgTTGATTTTATCGTTATTGATACTCAGCATGTACATGATCCTAAGAAACACACTCCAGTTATTCTAGGTCGTCCTTTCTTAGCTACAGCTGATGCTCTTATTAATTGCAGGAATGGAAACATGCAGCTATCTTTTGGTAATATGACCAtggaattgaatatttttaatgttaccAAGCAGCcacaagaagaagatgaatttgtTGACGCGAATATGATAGAGGAATTAGTAGAAGATTCATTCATTTCAAATCATAATGATGATCCATTAGAGGCATGTCTAACTCATCctgatttatcttttaatgatgaCAGTGCAATTGCAGAAGTCAGCGTTTTACTTGATGCACCTCTAATTACGGACACAACTAAATGGAAGGCAAAGTCAGAATTACTGCCTCATTCTGAGAAGAAAATTGGCCCACCTGCGGAGGCACCACCAAAATTGGAACTCAAAGCACTGCCcgacactttggaatatgcattctTGGGAGAATCTGACACTCTACCtgttattatttcttcttcccTCGATCTTGAGCAAAAAGGTCAGTTGTTAGGTATTCTAAAAGAGCATAAGGAGGCAATAGGATGGACCATTGCTGATATTAAAGGTATTAATccagtagattgcatgcatCGTATtcatcttgaagaaaatgctaaacctattagggagatgcaacgtaggctaaatcctaacatgaaagaagtg AAATCTGGTATTACAGTAGTTACTAAtgctaataatgaattaattcccactagagtaactacaggttGGCGTGTTtgtattgattatagaaaattgaattcatttacaagaaaagatcattttcctcttccatttattgatcaaatgcttgatagactTGCAGGTcatgatttttattgttttctagaTGGATATTCAGGTTATAATCAGATCCCTATAGCTCCAGAGGAccaggagaaaactacttttacTTGTCCATTTGgaacttttgcatataggagaatgccatttggtttatgcaatgcacctgctacCTTTCAAAGATGCATGCTtagtattttttctgatatggttgagaGATTTCTTGAAGTattcatggatgatttttttgtttatggagattcttttgatgaatgtTTGCAGCATCTAACATTAGTTTTGCAGAGAtgtaaagaaaagaacttggttctaaattgggaaaaatgtcacttcatggtaaaacaaggtattgttcttggTCATATAATTTCCAACAAAGGAATAGAAGTCGACAAAGCTAAGGtggatttaatttctaatcttccACATCCCAAATATGTaaaagaagtaagatctttccttggacatgctggtttttatagaagattcattaaagattttagtaaaatttctagacctttatgcaatttacttgttaaggatgcaccttttatctttgatgaatctTGTCTTGATGGTTTTGCAAAGCTTAAGAAATTGTTGACTTCTTCACCTATCATTCAGCCACCTAATTGGGATTtgccttttgaaattatgtgtgatgcatctgattatgctgtaggagcagttttaggacaaagattAGATCGTGTGCCttatgtgatttattatgctagtatgacactcaatgatgcacagttgaactattcaactacagaaaaagaaatgctagctgTGGTGTTTGCACTTGATAAATTCAGATCTTATCTTATAGGTTGTAAAGTGATTATTTTTACTGATCATGctgctttaaaatatttgtttactaAGAAAGATGCCAAGGCAAGATTGATTCGTTGGGTGTTGcttttacaagaatttgacattgaatttagagataaaaaaggttctgaaaatgttgtggcagatCATTTATCTCGCcttgatcttaaatttattccaGAATCTTTACCTTTGAATGAGTCTTTCCCAGATGAGCAACTTATGAGTGTAAATGTCGTACCATGGTTTgctgatataattaattaccttGCTACAGGTCAAATCCCAGAGCACTGGACTAAGCAAGATAGAACAAAGTTCTTTtctaa GAAATTCAAAGTGTTATCTCATtttgccatgaacaagcttgtggaggccactTTAGTGCTAGAAAGacagcaacaaaaattttacagtgtggtttttattggcctactCTTTTTCATGACGCTTATATTTTCTGTTCTTTGTGTGATAGGTGCCAACGTATGGGTAGCATTTCAAAgcggaacatga